In Alphaproteobacteria bacterium, a genomic segment contains:
- a CDS encoding malonic semialdehyde reductase — MTEKLIDLMFLQGRTYSNWLDKPVDDEILQKAYDLAKMGPTSANSCPMRIAFVKSKECKEKLKPLLDESNVGKTMAAPVTAIIAYDLTFYNNLPKLFPHTDAKSWFVGNEERTQITAFRNSSLQGAYFILASRSLGLDCGPMSGFDNAGVDKAFFANSSIRSNFLCNLGYGDSSKLHPRNPRLTFDEVCKIL, encoded by the coding sequence ATGACTGAAAAACTAATTGATTTAATGTTTTTGCAAGGGCGTACCTATTCAAATTGGCTTGATAAGCCTGTGGACGACGAAATCCTTCAAAAGGCGTATGATTTAGCGAAAATGGGCCCTACAAGTGCTAATTCTTGCCCCATGCGCATTGCTTTTGTTAAATCCAAAGAATGTAAAGAAAAACTAAAGCCCCTTCTCGACGAAAGTAATGTGGGGAAAACCATGGCTGCTCCTGTTACGGCTATTATTGCGTATGATCTTACCTTTTATAATAATCTTCCCAAGTTATTTCCGCACACCGATGCCAAAAGTTGGTTTGTGGGGAATGAAGAGCGCACTCAAATTACAGCTTTTCGCAATAGTTCCTTACAAGGGGCATATTTTATTCTTGCTTCACGCTCTTTGGGGTTAGATTGTGGCCCAATGTCCGGATTTGACAATGCCGGGGTTGACAAGGCATTTTTTGCAAATAGCTCCATACGGTCAAATTTTTTATGTAACCTGGGATATGGAGACTCCTCCAAGCTGCACCCCCGAAATCCCCGCCTCACGTTTGACGAGGTTTGCAAAATCCTATAG
- a CDS encoding outer membrane lipoprotein carrier protein LolA has product MKILLKTALLLGGLMLPIANYSPTFALPSKQPIQGQKEQLQKLQSYLNGIQTLRANFSQTNPDKTKSTGKMYLKRLGKESFGKLRLEYAAPSYDRIIANGETLRHLDGVSKDVSDYSIDSTPASFLLRHKIDFFNDLQVETLDLKQDKIFLTVRRPGDDSVTLTLIFVMTPLLRLQEWTLLDAQSNTTHVVLDHVEIGVPLDEKLFRF; this is encoded by the coding sequence ATGAAAATATTATTGAAAACAGCCCTTTTGTTGGGGGGGTTAATGCTCCCGATAGCTAATTATTCTCCTACATTTGCGTTGCCATCAAAGCAACCAATTCAAGGACAAAAAGAGCAGCTTCAAAAACTGCAAAGCTATTTGAATGGTATTCAAACCCTTCGTGCTAATTTTTCTCAGACAAATCCTGACAAGACGAAATCTACGGGTAAAATGTATCTGAAGCGCTTAGGAAAAGAGAGTTTTGGCAAATTGCGTTTGGAATATGCCGCCCCTAGCTATGACAGAATTATCGCTAATGGCGAGACTTTAAGGCACTTAGATGGAGTCAGTAAAGATGTGAGCGACTATTCTATCGATAGTACACCTGCCAGTTTTTTGTTGCGCCACAAAATTGATTTTTTTAATGATTTGCAAGTAGAAACTTTGGATTTGAAACAAGATAAAATATTCCTTACCGTTCGTCGTCCGGGAGATGACAGTGTAACACTGACCTTAATTTTTGTTATGACACCTTTACTCCGTCTCCAAGAGTGGACACTTCTAGACGCACAAAGCAATACAACTCACGTGGTTTTAGATCATGTTGAAATTGGTGTGCCGTTGGATGAGAAACTCTTCCGCTTCTAA
- the nusB gene encoding transcription antitermination factor NusB — protein sequence MKIVTTKKNIVVKGRPAARLAAVQALYQLEQEPTTPQKVIVEFLNYRFTEVVDNTKFITPDKSLFEDIVIGVMDRMADLDSMISSTLSEDWRIERMESVVRAILRAAVFELSRDTSVPVPVVINEYIEITKSFCTGPEVAFVNASLDALAKLLRTADLQE from the coding sequence ATAAAAATAGTGACAACAAAGAAAAACATTGTGGTTAAAGGGAGGCCAGCAGCTCGATTGGCAGCGGTTCAAGCCCTTTATCAACTTGAACAAGAACCGACAACACCCCAAAAGGTAATCGTAGAGTTTCTAAATTATCGATTTACGGAAGTTGTTGATAATACAAAATTTATTACCCCCGATAAATCTTTATTTGAAGACATTGTCATCGGTGTTATGGACCGGATGGCAGATTTAGATTCTATGATTTCATCTACTTTGTCGGAAGACTGGCGAATTGAGCGAATGGAATCCGTTGTCCGGGCCATATTGCGAGCCGCTGTTTTTGAGCTAAGCCGGGATACATCAGTGCCCGTTCCTGTTGTAATTAATGAATATATTGAAATTACGAAATCTTTTTGTACAGGACCAGAAGTTGCTTTTGTCAACGCGTCATTAGATGCGCTAGCAAAGCTTCTCCGAACCGCAGATCTGCAAGAATAG
- the uvrB gene encoding excinuclease ABC subunit UvrB: MKLRNLDYLKFRFELKQTQATRASAIILLLAIIHFLNPPTQALYTPSSSDINKTMTDIPFKIESPFAPAGDQPQAIDTIVKNLQNGDKDQVLLGVTGSGKTFTIAHAIQAVQRPAIVLAPNKILAAQLYGEMKSFFPNNAVEYFVSYYDYYQPEAYVARTDTFIEKESSINEQIDRMRHSATRSLLERPDVIIVASVSCIYGIGGVETYSEMILPLKVGQWMERSDFIRRLVELHYKRNDLSFVRGTFRVRGDVIELFPAHYEDRAWRISFFGNEVESIQEMDSLTGERYQVLEAIRIFANSHYVTPGPTMQQAIKQIQHDLTIRLEEFHQANKLLEAQRLEQRVKFDVEMMAATGTCAGIENYSRYLTGRAPGEPPPTLFEYLPKNAVLIIDESHVTVPQLNGMYKGDRSRKETLSEYGFRLPSCKDNRPLKFEEWEALRPQTIFVSATPGPWELEQTHGEFIEQIIRPTGLIDPVCTIRPCDHQVDDLIAECRETVGKGMRVLVTTLTKKMAEALTEYLAEANFKVRYMHSDVETLERIEIIKNLRLGVCDILIGINLLREGLDIPECGLVAILDADKEGYLRSKTSLIQTIGRAARNVDGRVILYADKMTKSMSEALSETNRRREKQQAYNITHGITPETIKRSITDILGTVYEADHLTIDVNDAPHLVGKSLKTHLADLEHRMRDAAANLEFEEAARLRDDIRRLEAQDLGLTKKAV, encoded by the coding sequence ATGAAGCTTCGAAACCTCGATTATTTAAAATTTAGGTTCGAGCTGAAGCAAACGCAAGCAACGCGCGCCAGCGCGATAATCCTTCTCCTCGCCATTATTCATTTCTTAAACCCTCCTACCCAAGCCTTGTATACCCCCTCATCCTCAGATATAAATAAAACCATGACGGATATCCCTTTTAAAATTGAGTCGCCCTTTGCCCCCGCCGGGGATCAACCCCAGGCGATTGACACAATTGTAAAGAACCTTCAAAACGGCGACAAAGACCAAGTTCTTCTCGGGGTTACAGGGTCTGGGAAAACATTTACAATTGCCCATGCGATTCAAGCTGTTCAACGCCCCGCCATTGTCTTAGCTCCCAATAAAATTCTTGCTGCCCAACTCTACGGAGAAATGAAATCCTTTTTTCCCAACAATGCAGTGGAATACTTTGTTTCCTATTATGATTACTATCAACCAGAAGCCTATGTTGCCCGCACAGATACATTTATTGAAAAAGAATCCTCCATCAATGAACAGATCGACCGGATGCGCCACTCGGCTACACGATCATTATTAGAACGCCCTGATGTCATTATCGTTGCGAGTGTTTCCTGTATTTACGGCATTGGTGGCGTTGAAACTTATAGTGAAATGATATTGCCCTTAAAAGTCGGTCAATGGATGGAAAGAAGTGACTTTATTCGCCGTCTTGTTGAATTACACTATAAGCGCAATGACCTTTCCTTTGTCCGCGGGACCTTTAGGGTTCGAGGTGATGTGATCGAATTATTTCCAGCCCACTACGAAGATAGAGCCTGGCGGATCAGTTTTTTTGGTAATGAGGTCGAATCTATTCAAGAAATGGACTCTCTCACCGGCGAAAGATATCAAGTCCTCGAGGCGATTCGTATTTTTGCCAATAGCCATTATGTGACTCCAGGCCCTACTATGCAGCAGGCCATTAAACAAATTCAGCACGACCTAACCATTCGTTTAGAAGAATTTCATCAAGCCAATAAACTTCTCGAAGCTCAACGGCTTGAACAACGCGTAAAGTTTGATGTGGAAATGATGGCTGCTACGGGAACTTGTGCCGGTATTGAAAATTATTCGCGATATCTTACAGGAAGAGCCCCTGGTGAACCTCCCCCTACTCTTTTTGAATATTTACCCAAAAATGCAGTCCTTATTATTGATGAAAGCCATGTAACTGTGCCGCAACTGAACGGTATGTATAAAGGGGACCGATCTCGTAAAGAAACGTTAAGTGAGTATGGTTTCCGCCTGCCTTCATGTAAAGATAACCGTCCATTAAAATTTGAGGAATGGGAAGCTTTACGCCCCCAAACCATCTTTGTTTCTGCTACACCTGGACCGTGGGAATTAGAGCAAACTCATGGGGAATTTATCGAACAAATTATCCGCCCCACAGGCTTAATAGACCCGGTTTGTACGATAAGACCTTGCGACCATCAAGTGGATGACCTCATTGCAGAATGCCGTGAAACTGTAGGCAAGGGCATGCGCGTCCTCGTCACGACGCTTACAAAAAAAATGGCAGAAGCTTTAACGGAATATTTGGCAGAAGCGAACTTTAAAGTTCGCTATATGCACTCCGACGTAGAAACCTTAGAACGTATTGAAATTATTAAAAATTTGCGACTTGGTGTGTGCGATATTCTCATTGGGATTAACTTGCTTCGCGAAGGGCTAGATATTCCAGAATGCGGCCTCGTTGCTATTTTAGACGCAGATAAAGAGGGGTACTTACGATCAAAAACTTCTCTCATTCAAACCATTGGTCGGGCTGCTCGAAATGTTGATGGCCGCGTCATTTTGTATGCGGATAAAATGACTAAATCAATGTCAGAAGCCTTAAGCGAGACAAATCGCCGCCGAGAAAAACAACAAGCCTACAACATTACCCATGGAATCACCCCAGAAACCATAAAAAGATCTATTACAGATATTTTGGGCACTGTTTATGAGGCAGACCATCTGACGATTGACGTCAACGACGCGCCCCACTTGGTTGGAAAATCTTTGAAGACACACCTGGCAGACTTAGAGCACCGTATGCGTGATGCGGCTGCCAATCTCGAATTTGAGGAAGCTGCCCGATTACGAGATGATATTCGCCGCCTCGAAGCGCAAGATTTGGGGCTCACCAAAAAGGCTGTTTAA
- the lipB gene encoding lipoyl(octanoyl) transferase LipB has protein sequence MDWCISKGLIPYEEAISTMEDRVKAIYQGSAPEMVWMLEHPPLYTAGSSAKQSDLLDGKTLPVYETGRGGQYTYHGPGQRVAYVMLDLSKRRRDVRFFVTALEQWIIDTLAVFDIKGERRCGRVGIWVEHEGRELKIAALGIRLRRWISFHGIAINVNPDLAHFKGIIPCGLTEYGVTSLKDLGVSISLAELDDALQRTWAENYYLWNNGI, from the coding sequence ATGGACTGGTGTATTTCTAAAGGTTTAATCCCTTATGAAGAAGCCATATCTACGATGGAAGATCGTGTTAAGGCTATTTACCAAGGGTCGGCCCCTGAGATGGTATGGATGTTGGAGCATCCTCCTCTTTATACGGCAGGTAGTAGTGCTAAACAATCTGACCTCCTTGATGGAAAGACTTTGCCGGTTTATGAGACAGGTCGAGGGGGGCAATATACCTATCATGGACCCGGTCAGCGTGTTGCATATGTGATGTTGGACTTGTCAAAACGAAGACGGGATGTTCGTTTTTTTGTAACGGCCTTGGAGCAATGGATTATTGATACTCTTGCGGTATTTGACATCAAGGGGGAGCGTCGTTGTGGTCGTGTGGGGATTTGGGTTGAGCATGAGGGGCGAGAGCTAAAAATTGCGGCCCTTGGTATTCGGTTACGTCGTTGGATTAGTTTTCACGGTATCGCTATTAATGTAAATCCTGATCTTGCCCACTTTAAAGGGATAATCCCGTGTGGTTTAACGGAATATGGCGTAACTTCCCTCAAAGATTTAGGTGTTTCTATTTCTTTAGCGGAATTGGATGATGCTTTACAGCGGACATGGGCAGAAAATTATTATTTATGGAATAATGGTATCTAG
- a CDS encoding DMT family transporter, with protein MSIHSPTTRLPLFSIFMACVGSILTGFSPIFVKASDLGPMTTGFYRLLFSLPLLWIWMRWEEDKGTQKKQPITRNDAFIIGLAGAFFSFDLALWNWSIDYTAIVNATLFNNTSAFFVPLVMWLVFSQTQSMRTLLTAVSGFMGCALLGFESFHISMDNLMGDIVSLLSGVMVTAYVITVKRIRGRFSTGLLMFWTSIVSLTGMGIFGVLFQVSFWPLTANDWCSVLGQGLLVHVMGQGFLAYSFGKIPASYGALVMLLASVMAAILGWLIYGEALSFIKIIGVSIILISIVAVRRETSTQQKGKNQKFAFGEETVT; from the coding sequence ATGTCAATTCACTCTCCGACTACACGTCTACCTTTGTTCTCAATTTTTATGGCTTGTGTCGGGAGTATTTTAACTGGGTTTTCGCCCATATTTGTCAAGGCATCCGATCTTGGTCCTATGACCACAGGGTTTTATCGGCTTCTTTTTTCTTTACCGTTGTTATGGATATGGATGCGATGGGAAGAAGATAAAGGAACACAAAAAAAACAGCCGATTACCCGCAACGATGCTTTTATCATCGGGCTTGCCGGGGCATTTTTTTCTTTTGATTTAGCGCTTTGGAATTGGTCAATTGATTATACAGCCATCGTTAATGCAACTCTTTTTAATAATACATCCGCATTTTTTGTGCCTTTGGTAATGTGGTTGGTTTTTTCACAAACACAATCCATGCGCACGCTCCTTACCGCTGTAAGTGGATTTATGGGGTGCGCTCTTCTTGGCTTTGAAAGTTTTCATATTAGTATGGATAATCTTATGGGAGATATTGTGTCTCTTCTCTCAGGTGTAATGGTTACGGCTTATGTTATTACTGTTAAAAGAATTCGGGGCCGATTTTCAACAGGTCTGTTAATGTTCTGGACAAGTATCGTTTCTTTGACGGGGATGGGAATATTTGGAGTTTTATTTCAAGTATCCTTTTGGCCATTAACAGCGAATGATTGGTGCAGTGTTCTGGGGCAAGGTTTGTTGGTACACGTTATGGGCCAGGGATTCTTAGCCTATTCTTTTGGTAAAATTCCTGCAAGCTATGGGGCTTTGGTTATGCTCCTTGCTTCTGTTATGGCGGCTATTTTAGGATGGTTAATTTATGGGGAAGCTCTCAGCTTCATTAAAATAATAGGCGTTTCCATTATTTTAATAAGTATTGTGGCTGTTCGAAGAGAGACATCGACACAACAAAAAGGTAAGAATCAGAAATTTGCTTTTGGTGAGGAAACCGTCACGTGA
- a CDS encoding amino acid permease: protein MKKNEKPSNHRIFGFWTATSLVIGNMIGTGIFFLPANLGAIGSISILGWASTAIGALCLAYVFARLSMVYPRSGGPYTHSRDAFGNFIGFQMGWGYWIMGWTSNAAVSIAFISYLSLFIPILRENRILSFVGALSVLWMATIINCLGLRAGGRVQLITTILKLCPLIIVPSVGLFFINIDNYFPTHQPDTSLFQGVNSAFALTLWAFIGLESATVPADSVKNPGRTISKATLFGTGLVAIVYLFTTFVLFGLIPAQILASSPAPFVDAAVLVFGSWIGPVIAICILISIYGGLNGWVLLQGQVPHSMAKEGLFPKVFAKESQNGTPVFGLITSSTAASILMFLTLNHTMADQVKMVVEVGSVMTIFAYLLSSLSTYILFRDQKNNIYAKLNPTLHLAIGGSILYAFFAIYGAELRTLVYVGVGFLIGVPAYLKGQYDVRKKT, encoded by the coding sequence GTGAAAAAAAATGAAAAACCCTCAAATCATCGAATATTTGGTTTTTGGACCGCAACATCATTAGTCATTGGGAACATGATTGGCACGGGCATATTTTTTCTCCCCGCCAATTTGGGCGCCATTGGTTCAATAAGTATTTTAGGATGGGCGTCCACAGCAATTGGAGCATTATGTTTGGCTTACGTGTTTGCACGTCTGTCTATGGTTTATCCTCGATCTGGTGGTCCTTATACACACAGTCGTGATGCATTTGGTAATTTTATCGGATTCCAAATGGGCTGGGGATATTGGATTATGGGATGGACGAGTAACGCCGCTGTTTCCATCGCTTTTATCAGCTATTTATCGTTATTTATTCCCATTTTACGGGAAAATCGTATTTTAAGTTTTGTCGGAGCTTTAAGCGTATTATGGATGGCAACGATTATCAATTGTCTAGGTTTGCGTGCAGGGGGGCGCGTGCAATTGATAACCACAATTTTAAAATTATGCCCTCTTATTATTGTTCCTTCTGTGGGGTTATTCTTTATTAACATAGATAATTATTTTCCCACCCATCAACCGGATACGAGCCTATTCCAGGGTGTGAATTCTGCATTTGCTTTAACTTTGTGGGCATTTATTGGATTAGAATCCGCCACAGTCCCTGCAGATAGCGTTAAAAATCCTGGTCGCACGATTTCTAAAGCAACTTTATTCGGTACAGGACTAGTTGCGATTGTTTATCTCTTCACAACATTTGTTTTATTTGGATTGATACCCGCGCAAATTTTGGCATCATCCCCTGCGCCTTTCGTTGATGCCGCCGTCTTGGTTTTTGGATCTTGGATTGGACCTGTGATAGCTATTTGTATTCTCATCTCCATTTATGGTGGACTTAATGGTTGGGTTTTACTTCAAGGGCAAGTGCCCCATTCTATGGCTAAAGAAGGGTTGTTCCCCAAAGTCTTTGCGAAAGAAAGTCAAAATGGGACGCCTGTATTTGGATTAATTACTTCAAGTACTGCGGCTTCTATTCTGATGTTTTTAACTTTAAATCATACGATGGCAGATCAAGTGAAAATGGTTGTTGAAGTTGGCTCTGTCATGACAATTTTTGCTTACCTTTTGTCCTCTTTGTCGACATATATATTATTTAGAGATCAAAAAAATAATATTTATGCAAAACTTAACCCGACTTTACATTTAGCTATCGGGGGAAGTATTCTCTATGCTTTTTTTGCAATTTATGGCGCGGAATTAAGGACGCTCGTCTATGTTGGTGTTGGTTTTTTGATCGGTGTTCCTGCCTATCTAAAAGGTCAATATGACGTGAGGAAAAAGACTTAA
- the yejB gene encoding microcin C ABC transporter permease YejB: protein MLKYILHRLLLIIPTLFGIMLVNFIIVQAAPGGPVEQVLAKIRGQASDVDMRLGGGQAETQTHPMGGGSSESSYRGAQGIDPAFIKELEVQFGFDKPAHLRFFHMIKNYLTFDFGRSYFRDQSVISLIGEKFPVSLSLGLWTTLLVYLISIPLGVVKAVRDGSKFDVWTSGIIVVGYAVPSFLFALFLILLFAGGSFWSIFPLRGLMSDNWAELNFLGKMGDYFWHLTLPVLAMVIGGFAKLTLLTKNSFLEEINKQYVITARAKGLSERRVLYGHIFRNAMLIVIAGFPTAFVGILFTSNLVIEVLFSLDGMGLLGFESATNRDYPVMFGTLYMFTLVGMVFHLLGDLAYMLVDRRIDLAASRA from the coding sequence ATGCTAAAGTACATCTTACATCGTTTGTTGCTCATCATTCCCACGCTGTTTGGGATCATGCTGGTTAATTTCATCATCGTGCAAGCGGCTCCCGGCGGTCCCGTGGAGCAGGTTTTGGCTAAAATTCGAGGTCAAGCCTCTGATGTGGATATGCGCTTAGGCGGCGGGCAAGCTGAGACACAGACGCACCCCATGGGGGGCGGAAGCAGTGAAAGCAGCTATCGCGGCGCTCAAGGTATTGATCCCGCCTTTATTAAAGAGCTGGAAGTTCAATTTGGCTTTGACAAACCCGCACATTTACGTTTTTTTCATATGATAAAAAATTATCTGACTTTCGACTTTGGACGAAGTTATTTTCGAGACCAAAGTGTTATTTCGTTAATTGGGGAAAAATTTCCCGTTTCGCTTTCTTTGGGGTTGTGGACGACTCTCCTTGTCTATCTTATTTCCATTCCTTTAGGGGTTGTGAAAGCCGTGCGAGATGGATCAAAATTTGATGTTTGGACAAGTGGGATTATCGTGGTTGGATATGCAGTGCCGTCGTTCTTATTTGCCTTATTTCTTATCCTATTATTTGCCGGTGGCAGCTTTTGGAGTATTTTTCCGCTCCGGGGGCTTATGTCTGATAACTGGGCAGAGCTAAATTTCCTTGGTAAAATGGGCGATTATTTTTGGCATTTAACACTCCCCGTTTTGGCTATGGTCATCGGGGGCTTTGCGAAGTTGACTCTTTTAACAAAAAATTCATTTCTAGAAGAAATCAATAAACAATATGTCATAACTGCGCGTGCTAAGGGATTGAGTGAGCGTCGTGTATTGTATGGGCATATTTTTCGCAACGCCATGTTGATTGTTATTGCTGGTTTCCCTACGGCTTTCGTTGGCATTCTATTTACTTCTAACCTTGTTATTGAAGTTTTATTCTCCCTAGACGGAATGGGATTGTTAGGTTTTGAATCTGCAACGAATCGAGATTATCCAGTTATGTTTGGAACTCTATATATGTTTACCCTTGTGGGAATGGTTTTCCACTTGTTGGGAGATTTAGCATATATGCTGGTGGATCGACGCATAGACTTAGCAGCGAGTCGAGCATGA